The Algoriphagus sp. TR-M9 genome has a window encoding:
- a CDS encoding LytR/AlgR family response regulator transcription factor, with amino-acid sequence MEQVTYVILDDEPIAHRIIEGYCENFSFLAKAGNFYNGFEALEYFRSNQVDLIFLDINMPKLTGFELLKSLPNPPKVIVTSAHQEFALQGYELDIADYLLKPFSLDRFIKAINKVTSSNTPASKKEDEPERIFLKSDKKHVQLKMQEILYVEALGNYCKVFHSGGMIICPEKISDLESKLPSHNFIRVHKSYLINRHRIEYVEGNQISISGIKVPVGQTYKANLLGYLT; translated from the coding sequence ATGGAGCAGGTAACCTATGTGATTTTGGATGATGAGCCTATCGCGCATCGTATTATTGAAGGCTATTGTGAGAACTTTTCCTTTTTGGCAAAAGCGGGCAATTTCTACAATGGATTTGAGGCTCTGGAGTATTTCAGGAGTAATCAGGTAGATCTGATCTTTTTAGATATCAATATGCCAAAACTTACAGGCTTTGAATTATTGAAATCTCTGCCAAACCCTCCCAAGGTGATTGTAACTTCTGCTCATCAGGAGTTTGCCCTCCAAGGTTATGAGCTGGATATTGCCGATTATTTGCTGAAACCATTTAGTCTGGATCGGTTTATCAAGGCCATTAATAAGGTGACCTCTTCAAATACTCCAGCTTCCAAAAAAGAGGATGAACCAGAGCGGATTTTTCTTAAGTCGGACAAAAAGCATGTCCAGCTTAAAATGCAGGAGATTTTATATGTGGAGGCACTGGGGAATTACTGCAAGGTTTTTCACTCTGGAGGTATGATAATTTGTCCTGAAAAGATTTCAGATTTGGAATCCAAGCTCCCTTCACACAATTTTATTCGTGTTCATAAGTCATATCTGATCAATCGGCATCGAATAGAATATGTGGAAGGAAACCAAATCAGTATTTCTGGGATAAAAGTTCCTGTTGGTCAGACTTATAAAGCAAATCTTTTAGGGTATTTGACTTGA
- a CDS encoding ABC transporter ATP-binding protein, with the protein MNQLEIRNLSKTYPNGVKALNDISITIQNGMFGLLGPNGAGKSSLMRTLAMLQEAGSGEILFNGQEVQKKPEQIRSVLGYLPQEFGVYPKVSALDLLDHIAVLKGITDAAQRKEQVHYLLQQTNLYEHRKKAVHSYSGGMRQRFGIAQALLGEPKLIIVDEPTAGLDPEERNRFLNLLSEIGENIIVILSTHLVDDVFELCSQMAIMNRGQILVQGNPAALTSSLDGKIWAKKVSKAELLHFKEKLQVISSKLIAGETLIHVQAEDLPDVGFEQISPSLEDFYFSTLTSSQK; encoded by the coding sequence ATGAACCAACTTGAAATTCGCAATCTCAGCAAAACTTACCCAAATGGTGTAAAAGCATTAAATGATATTTCCATCACGATCCAAAATGGAATGTTTGGACTTTTGGGCCCCAATGGAGCAGGAAAATCAAGTTTGATGAGAACCCTTGCCATGCTCCAGGAGGCTGGGTCAGGGGAGATACTTTTTAACGGCCAGGAGGTGCAAAAAAAGCCAGAGCAAATCCGGTCTGTATTAGGCTATTTACCTCAAGAGTTTGGCGTCTATCCCAAAGTCTCTGCCTTGGATTTATTGGATCATATCGCTGTCCTCAAAGGGATCACGGATGCTGCACAGCGCAAAGAGCAGGTGCATTATCTTTTGCAACAAACCAATCTCTACGAACATAGAAAAAAGGCGGTACACTCCTATTCAGGAGGGATGAGACAACGCTTTGGAATCGCTCAGGCGCTTCTCGGTGAACCCAAATTGATTATCGTAGACGAGCCTACAGCCGGCTTGGATCCTGAAGAAAGAAATCGATTCCTGAACCTTCTGAGTGAAATCGGAGAAAATATCATTGTCATTCTTTCTACCCACTTGGTGGATGATGTCTTTGAGCTTTGCTCCCAAATGGCAATCATGAATCGAGGGCAAATTTTGGTTCAGGGAAATCCTGCTGCTCTCACCTCCAGTCTGGACGGAAAAATCTGGGCTAAAAAAGTCAGCAAAGCAGAATTGCTTCATTTCAAAGAAAAACTTCAGGTGATCTCTTCTAAGCTGATCGCTGGAGAAACCTTGATTCATGTTCAGGCAGAGGACTTGCCTGATGTCGGTTTCGAGCAAATCAGCCCAAGTCTAGAAGATTTCTATTTCTCAACCTTGACTTCCTCCCAGAAATGA
- a CDS encoding sensor histidine kinase, which translates to MSNRLVLRMNLEKNSRYNLIVIFLAFVINMFRLVIYIFKLYGLTYLRRMFPKTSFYKALGWGFAVTLLVTFLFQRMGFIRIDFDEYLENILILGSWWMLSSLVFYYSRKIRLRKQSLLRILYLALFLTGALLLDQWMSVPDNPVSIFLLILFWMGIAHFVAPAFFKKYQKVIFFVYGVIWIGFTLIRWDETFMQENHDWVILMLLMPIPVFLLLWVFEQWKRIKDLENQKNQAELAMLKNQINPHFLFNTLNNLYGLCVEKSDAAPEVVLKLSEMMRYTIYEGKENEVLLSKEVEYLESFLALHKLRHRNEPTIEFNVAIIENLKIAPLLFIVPVENAFKHGVEKLTEGAFVTIDLSANLEKLSLKVANNYDLEGKNKGNGIGLENLKRRLELTYPGEHSLQITQKNGIYTLVLEILWSR; encoded by the coding sequence ATGTCGAACAGGCTAGTATTGAGGATGAACTTGGAAAAAAACAGCAGATACAACCTGATCGTAATTTTCTTGGCGTTCGTCATCAATATGTTCCGGTTGGTCATCTATATTTTCAAACTATACGGGCTTACTTATCTTAGAAGAATGTTTCCAAAAACTTCTTTTTACAAGGCACTGGGCTGGGGTTTTGCAGTGACCTTGCTAGTCACCTTTTTGTTCCAAAGAATGGGGTTTATCAGGATTGACTTTGATGAATACCTGGAGAATATCCTGATCCTAGGTTCTTGGTGGATGTTGAGCAGTTTGGTGTTTTATTACAGCCGCAAAATCCGATTGCGTAAGCAGAGCTTACTCAGGATTCTTTATCTGGCACTTTTTCTCACGGGGGCCTTGCTTTTGGACCAATGGATGTCCGTTCCTGACAATCCTGTATCCATCTTTTTGCTGATTCTATTTTGGATGGGGATAGCCCATTTTGTGGCTCCGGCTTTTTTCAAAAAATACCAAAAGGTCATTTTCTTTGTTTATGGGGTGATTTGGATAGGATTTACGTTGATTCGATGGGATGAGACTTTCATGCAGGAAAACCATGATTGGGTGATTTTAATGCTGCTGATGCCTATTCCTGTTTTCCTGCTGCTTTGGGTTTTCGAACAGTGGAAAAGGATCAAAGATCTGGAAAATCAAAAAAATCAGGCCGAGCTAGCCATGTTGAAAAATCAGATCAATCCCCATTTCCTCTTCAATACCCTAAATAACCTTTATGGACTTTGCGTGGAAAAATCCGATGCAGCGCCTGAGGTGGTGCTGAAGCTGTCGGAAATGATGCGGTACACCATTTATGAGGGAAAAGAAAATGAGGTTTTGTTGAGCAAGGAGGTGGAATACCTTGAGAGTTTTTTGGCCTTGCACAAATTGCGTCACCGGAATGAGCCTACCATTGAATTTAATGTTGCTATCATTGAAAATCTAAAAATCGCCCCTTTGCTTTTTATTGTTCCGGTTGAGAATGCTTTTAAACATGGGGTGGAAAAACTTACTGAAGGCGCTTTTGTTACCATTGATTTGTCTGCAAATCTGGAAAAGCTTAGCCTGAAAGTGGCCAATAATTATGATTTGGAAGGTAAGAATAAGGGAAATGGAATCGGTTTGGAGAACTTAAAGAGAAGACTGGAATTAACTTATCCCGGGGAACATTCCTTGCAAATCACTCAAAAGAACGGTATCTATACTTTGGTTTTGGAAATCTTATGGAGCAGGTAA
- a CDS encoding SDR family oxidoreductase, translated as MQGKIILAGATGYLGGYISKEIKYQKFDFLAFGRSEEKLKKMGLADKQFQVLDVTKLDTFPKIEEPIDTVISTVGITRQKDGLSYMDVDYQANLNLLEFAIRHRARKFVYVSVLNGEQLRHLKITAAKERFVDSLKDSGLEYSIIRPNGFFSDMKDFLAMAKSGRVFLFGNGGFKLNPIHGMDLARVVIDSIASPQKEIEVGGPDIFTQNEIGKLALEALGKKIKIVHLPDWMRRTALAFMRTFTSSKTYGPIEFFLSMMAQDNIAPRHGVHRLETFFREESDHTKEAV; from the coding sequence ATGCAAGGAAAAATAATTCTGGCAGGAGCCACCGGGTATTTAGGAGGTTATATCTCCAAGGAGATCAAGTATCAAAAATTTGATTTTTTAGCTTTTGGACGTAGCGAAGAAAAGCTCAAAAAAATGGGCTTAGCAGATAAGCAATTTCAAGTCCTCGATGTTACGAAATTGGATACTTTTCCAAAAATCGAGGAACCAATAGACACAGTTATTTCAACTGTTGGAATCACCCGTCAAAAGGACGGACTAAGTTATATGGATGTGGATTATCAAGCCAATCTCAATCTTTTAGAGTTTGCCATACGGCACCGAGCAAGAAAGTTTGTTTATGTATCCGTGCTAAATGGAGAACAACTGCGTCACTTGAAAATAACTGCAGCTAAAGAACGCTTCGTCGATTCCTTGAAAGATTCAGGATTGGAATACAGCATCATTAGACCTAACGGTTTTTTCTCCGACATGAAGGACTTCTTGGCAATGGCAAAATCAGGGCGCGTATTTCTGTTTGGAAACGGGGGATTCAAACTCAATCCCATTCACGGAATGGATCTGGCTCGAGTGGTCATTGACAGCATTGCGTCCCCTCAAAAGGAAATCGAAGTTGGCGGCCCGGATATTTTTACACAAAATGAAATCGGGAAACTTGCCTTAGAAGCCTTGGGTAAAAAAATAAAAATCGTCCATCTTCCTGATTGGATGCGGAGGACTGCATTAGCCTTCATGCGTACCTTTACAAGTTCTAAGACTTATGGGCCAATAGAGTTCTTTTTAAGTATGATGGCTCAGGATAATATAGCTCCACGGCATGGCGTACATCGTCTCGAAACTTTTTTCCGGGAAGAGAGCGATCATACAAAAGAAGCAGTGTAG
- a CDS encoding CatB-related O-acetyltransferase, which yields MTGPDKEQAFPLAGYKRLCFLKNLIKNPQIQVGDFTYYDDFEDVHNFEKNVKYLFDFVGDRLIIGKFCMIASDVTFLMNGANHLSKALSSYPFAIFGKGWEKAMEGKSYPQKGDTIIGNDVWIGYAATIMPGVKIGDGAIIASKSVVTRDVEPYSIVGGNPAQEIRKRFSKEKIEQLLKLKWWDWPIERITHNVQHLTGDRVANLL from the coding sequence ATGACTGGTCCAGATAAAGAACAAGCCTTTCCCCTTGCCGGCTATAAGCGACTTTGCTTTCTAAAGAACCTGATCAAAAACCCACAAATTCAAGTAGGGGACTTTACCTATTATGATGATTTTGAAGATGTTCACAATTTTGAAAAAAATGTCAAATACCTCTTCGATTTTGTAGGCGACCGGTTAATCATCGGAAAGTTTTGCATGATCGCTTCAGATGTGACCTTCCTTATGAACGGAGCCAATCACCTTTCCAAAGCTCTATCCTCTTATCCTTTTGCAATTTTTGGGAAAGGCTGGGAAAAAGCCATGGAAGGCAAAAGCTATCCTCAAAAAGGTGACACCATCATCGGGAATGATGTGTGGATCGGATATGCTGCAACCATCATGCCCGGCGTCAAAATCGGAGATGGAGCTATCATTGCGAGCAAGTCGGTCGTCACGAGAGATGTAGAACCTTACAGTATTGTAGGAGGCAATCCTGCCCAAGAAATCAGAAAGCGCTTTTCTAAAGAAAAAATAGAACAGCTATTGAAGTTGAAATGGTGGGATTGGCCGATTGAGCGAATCACCCATAACGTACAGCATCTTACCGGCGATCGAGTAGCGAATTTGCTTTGA
- a CDS encoding serine hydrolase domain-containing protein, translated as MKSQNIFLFLFAMFNFQFLFAQNILKKEKNLDSLFQETMENDLLHNALFRLESKTLEFQKSWAHGHFNDGKKVEINSPFHIASLGKTFTAVTIAKLAEEGKLSYDSPMHHYLPKKFTQGLHIWQGKEWTREITVSHLLQHLSGLSDYFEDLTSNGENMLAVAFENPDKFWTPQEILDFYKAGFHARFPPGTDYHYTDTEYLLLGLIIEELEEKPLHKVFQERIFSPLGMVNTSMHLRSKPFEQPDTPLTEIYFGNEEVSGMKSLSSDWAGGGIQSTTMDILIFLRSLFEGKLIQKESLEIMQEWTPASKGTYYGFGLMQWKLKELFPSLPKLTLIGHHGFTSSFMYYCPELDAYFSGTFNQSEYQKGSMDFLVKVLMELKNTKI; from the coding sequence ATGAAATCCCAAAATATTTTCCTATTCCTTTTTGCTATGTTCAACTTTCAATTCCTCTTTGCTCAAAACATCCTTAAAAAGGAAAAAAACCTAGACAGTCTTTTCCAGGAAACAATGGAAAATGATTTGCTTCATAATGCCCTCTTTCGGCTTGAATCCAAAACGCTGGAATTTCAAAAAAGCTGGGCTCATGGACACTTTAATGACGGCAAAAAAGTAGAAATCAATAGCCCATTCCATATTGCCAGCCTGGGAAAAACCTTTACAGCAGTGACTATTGCCAAATTGGCAGAAGAAGGAAAACTGAGCTATGATTCTCCCATGCATCATTATTTACCGAAGAAATTCACTCAAGGACTTCATATCTGGCAAGGAAAAGAATGGACTCGAGAGATTACAGTTTCCCACTTGTTACAACACCTCTCCGGACTTTCCGATTACTTCGAAGACCTGACCAGCAACGGCGAAAACATGCTCGCTGTAGCTTTTGAAAATCCAGATAAGTTTTGGACGCCGCAGGAAATCCTGGACTTCTATAAAGCGGGGTTCCATGCTCGATTCCCTCCCGGAACTGATTACCACTATACTGACACGGAGTACTTATTGCTTGGATTGATCATTGAAGAATTAGAGGAAAAACCACTCCACAAGGTATTCCAAGAGAGGATCTTCAGTCCGCTAGGCATGGTCAATACTTCCATGCATTTGCGATCTAAACCTTTCGAGCAGCCCGACACACCATTGACCGAGATCTACTTTGGAAATGAGGAGGTATCGGGGATGAAAAGCCTTTCAAGTGATTGGGCAGGCGGCGGTATTCAAAGTACTACCATGGATATTTTAATCTTTTTGAGATCGCTTTTTGAAGGAAAACTGATTCAAAAAGAAAGTTTGGAGATCATGCAAGAATGGACTCCTGCCAGCAAAGGGACTTATTATGGCTTTGGCCTGATGCAATGGAAACTTAAGGAACTATTCCCAAGTTTACCCAAGCTTACCCTGATTGGGCACCACGGTTTTACAAGTTCCTTCATGTACTATTGCCCAGAATTGGATGCTTATTTCAGCGGTACTTTCAACCAATCTGAATACCAAAAAGGATCTATGGACTTTTTGGTCAAGGTATTGATGGAGCTAAAAAACACTAAAATTTAG